A region from the Triticum aestivum cultivar Chinese Spring chromosome 3D, IWGSC CS RefSeq v2.1, whole genome shotgun sequence genome encodes:
- the LOC123074317 gene encoding uncharacterized protein isoform X2, translating to MKGIRKIKSDIANGNKTIHIVGCHLLPRVIALDNIEISSRHIAQNILPRVKVFDHESVKKAIDSITSHIGQEVCFADSDICCGRGLSCSTHKQALSVLLQNVKFHEHISHAIHVAFFRCVEPFYSSWPCTSTGWTREFPTLMVEKMSSLASVRFSWLGTMTTTNYKDLPPRKT from the exons ATGAAAGGCATTAGAAAGATCAAGTCCGACATCGCCAATGGGAACAAGACAATTCACATAGTTGGATGTCACCTGCTTCCCCGG GTAATTGCTCTGGACAATATTGAGATATCTAGCAGGCACATCGCGCAAAACATACTACCTCGTGTGAAGGTTTTCGATCACGAATCAGTAAAGAAGGCAATTGATTCAATTACATCCCACATTGGCCAAGAAGTTTGTTTCGCTGACTCAGAT ATATGCTGCGGAAGAGGATTGTCGTGCTCGACCCACAAGCAGGCCCTTTCGGTTTTACTACAGAATGTCAAATTCCATGAACACATCAGCCATGCTATTCATGTGGCATTCTTCAGATGTGTAGAACCATTTTACTCTAGTTGGCCGTGCACATCTACTGGATGGACAAGAGAATTCCCCACCTTAATGGTGGAAAAAATGTCAAG TCTGGCATCTGTTCGCTTTTCGTGGCTAGGCACTATGACGACAACAAACTACAAAGACCTACCACCAAG GAAAACATAA
- the LOC123074317 gene encoding uncharacterized protein isoform X1 produces MSPASPGILKIFIFKLCSYQLNHTSSLYFVPRQSPLPQVIALDNIEISSRHIAQNILPRVKVFDHESVKKAIDSITSHIGQEVCFADSDICCGRGLSCSTHKQALSVLLQNVKFHEHISHAIHVAFFRCVEPFYSSWPCTSTGWTREFPTLMVEKMSSLASVRFSWLGTMTTTNYKDLPPRKT; encoded by the exons ATGTCACCTGCTTCCCCGGGTATATTAAAAATATTCATTTTTAAACTCTGCAGTTATCAACTTAATCATACCTCATCACTATATTTTGTACCAAGGCAATCTCCCCTCCCCCAGGTAATTGCTCTGGACAATATTGAGATATCTAGCAGGCACATCGCGCAAAACATACTACCTCGTGTGAAGGTTTTCGATCACGAATCAGTAAAGAAGGCAATTGATTCAATTACATCCCACATTGGCCAAGAAGTTTGTTTCGCTGACTCAGAT ATATGCTGCGGAAGAGGATTGTCGTGCTCGACCCACAAGCAGGCCCTTTCGGTTTTACTACAGAATGTCAAATTCCATGAACACATCAGCCATGCTATTCATGTGGCATTCTTCAGATGTGTAGAACCATTTTACTCTAGTTGGCCGTGCACATCTACTGGATGGACAAGAGAATTCCCCACCTTAATGGTGGAAAAAATGTCAAG TCTGGCATCTGTTCGCTTTTCGTGGCTAGGCACTATGACGACAACAAACTACAAAGACCTACCACCAAG GAAAACATAA